The sequence CATCGGCGGAAGCGGGCTGTACGAGATGGAGGGCCTGACCCAAAAGAAGGAGGTCCGGCTCAAGACGCCCTTCGGTCCGCCGTCGGATGCCTTCGTCACCGGAACCCTGGAGGGCCGCCGCGTGGCCTTTCTGACGCGGCACGGCCGCGGCCATCGCATCCTTCCGGGCGAGATCAATTTCCGGGCCAACATCTGGGGGATGAAGAAGCTGGGCGTCCGGCGGATCATCTCGGTCAGCGCCGTCGGGAGCATGAAGGAGTCGATCGCGCCGGGCCAGGTCGTGCTCCCGGACCAGTTCTACGACCACACCCGGCGGCGGGTCAGCACCTTCTTCGGGAACGGGGTGGTGGCCCATGTCGCGTTCGCCGATCCGGTCTGCTCCGAGCTGCGATCCGTCCTCGGCCGGGCCGGACACCATCGGGGGGCCGTCCTGCACGACGGCGGCGTCTACTTCTGCATCGAGGGCCCGCAGTTCTCGGCGCGCGGGGAGTCGTTGCTCTACCGGCGCTGGGGCGTGGACGTGATCGGGATGACGAACGTGACCGAGGCCAAGCTTGCGCGCGAGGCCGAAATCTGTTATGCTACGCTCGCGTTGGTGACGGATTACGACTGCTGGCATGAAAGCATGGAATCCGTCACGGTCGAGGCCGTGATCGAGACCTTGAAGAAAAATGTAATCCTGTCCCAGCAGATCATCCGCGCGGCGCTTCCCGGCATCCCCGGCGCGCGACGCTGCCCCTGCGGCTCCGCGCTCAGGAACGCCGTGATGACGCCGCCGTCGTTGATTCCGAAAAAAACCCGAGAAAACCTGAAGCTGATTCTGGGCGATTATCTCAAACCCTCCGTGAAAAAAAAGGGTTCGACATGAGCTTGCTGGTGGTGGGGACGGTCGCGCTCGATTCCGTGAAGACGCCCTTCGGCGAGGCCCGGGACGTCCTGGGCGGCTCGGCCACCTATTTCGCGACGGCGGCCAGTTATTTCACCCGGGTCCGGCTGGTCGCGGTCGTCGGCCGGGACTTTCCGGAGGAGCATCTCCGCTTTCTCCAATCGAAGGAGATCGACTTGGCCGGGCTCCAGACACTCGACGGCGAAACCTTCCGCTGGCGGGGGGAGTATGGATTTCAGCTCAACGAGGCCCGCACGCTGGAAACCCGCTTGAACGTGCTGGAGCGCTTCCGGCCCGTCCTCCCGCCGTCCCACCGGGCGTCCGAGATGGTCTTCCTGGGAAATATCGACCCGGTCTTGCAGCAGGAGGTGCTGGGCCAAATCGAAAAACCCCGCCTCGTCGCCTGCGACACCATGAATTTCTGGATCGACGGAAAACGGGACGAATTGAAGCGGACGCTCAAGCGGGTCGACATCGTGATCATCAACGACGGGGAGGCCCGGGAGCTGGCCGGCGAGGCGAACCTGGTCCGGGCGGCGCGGGCGATTCTGTCCGGCGGCCCGAAGACGCTGATCATCAAGCGGGGGGAGTACGGCGTGCTGATGTTCAGCGAAAAAACGGTGTTCGCGGCCCCGGCCTATCCCCTGGAGGCGGTTTTCGATCCGACCGGGGCGGGAGACAGCTTTGCCGGGGGCTTCATGGGATATCTGACCCAGAGCGGCGACCTGAGCGAGGCCGGAATCCGGCGGGCGGTCATCTTCGGCAGCGTGATGGCGTCGTTCAACGTCGAGTCCTTCAGCCTGGACCGGCTCCGCGGACTGACCCGGCCGGAGATCGACGACCGGTACCGGGAATTCGCGCGGCTGACGTTTTTTCAGAACCCGAAGGAGCTCTGAGCCTCCGGGATCGTTTTGCTATAATTAAGGCGGTATGATAAACGTGGTATTATAGAGGAGTAACATAACGGCGTGAGGCATGCATCGATGGAAGTCCTGAGGCCAATCATGAGCGCTCGAACACGATGGATCGTGACGGGGGTCGTCCTGGCCGGCCTGTCCCTGTCCGGCTGCTCCGGGATGTCCAAGTCCCAGCGGGAGAAAAACGGGGAGGCCCATTACAAGCTGGGCCTGTCCTATTTGAACGACAACCAGACGCAACTGGCCTTCGTCGAGTTTCAGAAGGCGATCGAGATCAACCCGAACGACCGGGATTCCTACTACGGCCTGGGGCATATCTATTTCGGCCAGGGCAAATTCAACGAGGCCGAGAA is a genomic window of Nitrospiria bacterium containing:
- a CDS encoding PfkB family carbohydrate kinase — its product is MSLLVVGTVALDSVKTPFGEARDVLGGSATYFATAASYFTRVRLVAVVGRDFPEEHLRFLQSKEIDLAGLQTLDGETFRWRGEYGFQLNEARTLETRLNVLERFRPVLPPSHRASEMVFLGNIDPVLQQEVLGQIEKPRLVACDTMNFWIDGKRDELKRTLKRVDIVIINDGEARELAGEANLVRAARAILSGGPKTLIIKRGEYGVLMFSEKTVFAAPAYPLEAVFDPTGAGDSFAGGFMGYLTQSGDLSEAGIRRAVIFGSVMASFNVESFSLDRLRGLTRPEIDDRYREFARLTFFQNPKEL
- the mtnP gene encoding S-methyl-5'-thioadenosine phosphorylase, translating into MRDIEIGIIGGSGLYEMEGLTQKKEVRLKTPFGPPSDAFVTGTLEGRRVAFLTRHGRGHRILPGEINFRANIWGMKKLGVRRIISVSAVGSMKESIAPGQVVLPDQFYDHTRRRVSTFFGNGVVAHVAFADPVCSELRSVLGRAGHHRGAVLHDGGVYFCIEGPQFSARGESLLYRRWGVDVIGMTNVTEAKLAREAEICYATLALVTDYDCWHESMESVTVEAVIETLKKNVILSQQIIRAALPGIPGARRCPCGSALRNAVMTPPSLIPKKTRENLKLILGDYLKPSVKKKGST